AGCTTGCACTTTTCGAATGATTCTTCTTCGCAAGACGGTCGTCATCCATTTTGTTTAATTCTTGTTTACGGCGAGCAAGATGATGAATCTGTACAAGAATGTTTTCAGGAATTGGATGTTCTGCTGCAGCTGTTTCCATTTGACTCAGCTTTAAATCAGATGCTGcagaaatgcaaatttttctAAGATCCTCAAGTTTATACAGCTCAGCTAGTTGGAGGTGGCGGTAAATTTGGACAGCATCCGGTAAGTGTCTGGTTTTCACAAGTTTTACCAGACGCCTCTGACATTCCTTTTCCAGTACCTTTACTTGATATTCAACAGCCAATGGAAGAATTCTGTAAACAGAATCGTCTGAAATGACCAAATATATGAGACAAACTGTCTTTAATAAGAACTTAATAATCATATAAATgtccaaattttaagacttttCACATGTTTTCGCGATATCATAAGTATAATCTTAAACCAAAGAAAAATGAAAGTTAACTACAATTCTTCTTTAATCTATtcaaatgataaaacatatttttaacatgGACCTATTTCAGTTGAGAAAAAATACGTACTTGTGACCCGTTCAAGTCTGTCTGGATAAAAGCAGCTTAGGAACTCCACAAAATCCTTATACTTCTTCCCCGGAAGATTTACTTCAGCTTGATCCTTCTCCTTAAATTGAGACTGTAGCATGGCACGAAACACTGGTGATGCTACACATAATACCACTTTCCATACTCTTATCTTATGACCATCCACAATTAACGTCAAGTCATATTCACTACTTTCACTTGTAAAACTATCGTCGAGTTTATATTCCTCCATTTTCGGTATTCAGCTGCAAGACAGGGCTTATTTAGATAAAATGATATGTCGAGTTAGATTAATGTCTGCTTTGTACAATGTATAATCTATCCAAGTTATCATATGTCAGAAACAAAGATTATCTTTAAACCGGAAGTAGGTCAATCAATTTTCTGCAAATGAATCACAAATGGACTTGTTAAATGACAGCTGATACATGGATAAAGGGTCATGTTCAGATGACATTTTTCCCAGCCAGTCAGTCTTGCAATGCTTTCAAGGGAAGTTAAGTAGCCTAGATTTAATTCAGAATCTATATTTAGCTGGGATCGGGCAGAAACCCGGAAAAGTTTTAACGGAAAACCcggaaaacatttaaatgattataactttaaaaactaggtgtgttaaaactttgaaatttggtACATATACTACACCCTATACttcatattatattaaaatactgAATTAATTTGGTAAATTCCTTGGGCGATATAGAATCCTGAAATGGTCCGTTTTACAAGACCGAAATACCGATTTTAGCAAAATCcggaaaacatttaaatgattataACGTTTAAACTATGTGTGCTCAAACTTTGAAATTTGGTACATATATACTACACCCTAtacttaatattatataaaaaatactgaattaatttgataaattccTTGGGCGCTATAGAATCCTGAAAGTGtccgggtttttttttcaagac
This window of the Mercenaria mercenaria strain notata chromosome 5, MADL_Memer_1, whole genome shotgun sequence genome carries:
- the LOC123557859 gene encoding TD and POZ domain-containing protein 3-like; amino-acid sequence: MEEYKLDDSFTSESSEYDLTLIVDGHKIRVWKVVLCVASPVFRAMLQSQFKEKDQAEVNLPGKKYKDFVEFLSCFYPDRLERVTNDSVYRILPLAVEYQVKVLEKECQRRLVKLVKTRHLPDAVQIYRHLQLAELYKLEDLRKICISAASDLKLSQMETAAAEHPIPENILVQIHHLARRKQELNKMDDDRLAKKNHSKSASYISFIEQEADLSWYPENHRITRAARLWYRYYQNNEELLRNIITSIESMKVDDAIKEECELLPDTIKQRLGVDYNKN